The following proteins come from a genomic window of Pocillopora verrucosa isolate sample1 chromosome 6, ASM3666991v2, whole genome shotgun sequence:
- the LOC131777753 gene encoding fibroblast growth factor receptor 3-like yields MVVILLILTSFLSMSCWNEISGLQMITQPNKTIVSFIGSNQTFVWNFVLTEEEKAKELKVTFGHWSKEYSMVLGDHLVTFVQNSTANERVYKGNASIARRLNWVGDIERGFVAFQLNNVQAHDSSDYGIRFRVDGFPPETEESGFTLSTQDPPPSPTTPPEPENITVKIEEGKTLNITCRFIMEPESSSVIWLKDNRPIKKASRSRFLFIQSIKRSQAGDYKCVSLSPHRNYSSPFTAVDVLYAPKILKTNKQVSVKLTRGDSITLKCTADANPQPAFTWHTQGAEIKQGSYTSNSSSLVVTPINDGDFTSYVCIANNEIGIDSVTFMVNEKEQHENPETGASENINAGDKETLTKYLSITAALAVITIFAFLIQRHVAKRTRGNNNQRGCEEADENHIESSQANELVRHGAYNLSFSGDPEWEIPRARLNVEKIIGRGAFGVVSRGLALDLPGKPGWTVVAVKSVQDDASEKEKLDLLSEMSVLKHLDPHPHVIRLYGCVTTEARPLVVVEYAQYGDLLGYLRKSRGVRDNYYSDPSVEPRTSLTSKQLLRFAWQISDGMDYLSKRKIIHRDLAARNVLVGDEDVCKITDFGMARDVWEEDIYVRTHEGRLPIKWTAAEALFGDGAYTTQSDVWSFGVVMYEIFTVGGDPFPGVYMRDIPALLRNGFRMSRPKFVSATLYDIMMECWKTEPLQRPDFEGLRSLIHSMIQDEEQEYVNLEELFYENVLPTSLSGEWSV; encoded by the exons ATGGTGGTAATCCTCCTCATTTTAACAAGTTTCCTTTCGATGAGCT GTTGGAATGAGATATCTGGCTTACAAATGATCACTCAGCCGAATAAAACAATCGTTTCCTTCATTGGATCTAATCAAACATTTGTCTGGAATTTCGTTCTCACTGAGGAAGAGAAAGCAAAGGAATTGAAAGTTACCTTTGGTCACTGGAGCAAAGAATACAGCATGGTTTTGGGCGACCACTTGGTAACATTTGTTCAAAATTCGACAGCGAACGAAAGAGTGTATAAAGGAAATGCCTCAATTGCAAGGCGTTTAAATTGGGTGGGAGACATAGAACGTGGCTTCGTGGCTTTCCAACTGAATAATGTTCAAGCACACGATTCTTCAGATTATGGGATCAGGTTCCGCGTTGATGGTTTTCCTCCAGAGACGGAAGAAAGTGGATTTACACTCTCTACGCAg GATCCACCTCCATCACCAACCACGCCACCAG AACCTGAAAATATAACCGTCAAGATTGAGGAGGGTAAAACACTCAACATCACCTGCCGTTTCATAATGGAGCCAGAAAGTTCATCTGTCATATGGCTGAAAGATAATCGGCCCATCAAGAAAGCCTCACGGAGCAGATTCCTCTTCATTCAAAGCATAAAAAGATCGCAAGCAGGAGACTATAAGTGCGTCTCACTGTCCCCTCACAGAAATTACAGCTCACCTTTCACCGCTGTCGATGTTTTAT atgCACCGAAAATACTCAAAACTAATAAACAAGTGTCCGTAAAGTTAACGAGGGGAGACTCAATCACGCTCAAGTGTACTGCTGATGCAAATCCTCAGCCAGCGTTTACTTGGCACACGCAGGGTGCAGAGATCAAACAAGGCTCATACACCTCCAACTCAAGTTCCTTAGTAGTCACTCCCATAAATGACGGGGACTTTACAAGTTACGTCTGTATAGCAAACAACGAGATAGGAATTGACTCGGTGACGTTTATGGTGAACGAAAAGG AACAACACGAAAATCCCGAAACAGGTGCCTCGGAAAATATTAACGCAG GGGACAAAGAGACACTTACCAAATACCTGTCTATAACAGCGGCCTTAGCCGTGATTACCATTTTCGCGTTTCTCATCCAACGACATGTGGCTAAAAGAACCAGAGGAAACAACAATCAACGAGGAT GTGAAGAAGCCGATGAGAACCACAT AGAGTCCTCGCAAGCTAATGAACTTGTTCGACATGGAGCTTACAACTTATCGTTCTCCGGTGATCCTGAATGGGAAATACCGCGAGCAAGGTTGAATGTAGAGAAAATTATTGGGCGTGGTGCATTTGGCGTGGTGTCAAGAGGCTTAGCGCTGGATTTGCCAGGAAAACCAGGATGGACTGTTGTAGCGGTGAAGAGTGTCCAag ATGATGCTTCAGAAAAAGAGAAGTTAGACCTGTTGTCAGAGATGTCAGTCCTTAAGCACCTTGATCCTCATCCTCACGTCATTCGCCTGTACGGCTGTGTTACTACTGAAG CACGGCCGCTCGTAGTGGTCGAGTATGCGCAGTATGGTGACTTGCTTGGGTACCTGAGGAAGAGCAGAGGAGTCCGAGATAACTACTACAGTGATCCTTCGGTAGAGCCCCGCACCAGCCTTACTTCCAAGCAGCTACTAAGGTTCGCATGGCAGATCAGTGATGGAATGGACTACTTGTCCAAGAGAAAG ATCATTCATCGCGACTTAGCCGCGAGAAATGTTTTGGTTGGTGACGAAGACGTTTGCAAAATCACGGATTttggaatggccagagatgtcTGGGAAGAAGACATATATGTGCGAACCCATGAG GGCCGTCTTCCGATTAAGTGGACGGCAGCTGAGGCTCTGTTTGGAGATGGTGCATATACTACTCAGAGTGATGT GTGGAGCTTTGGTGTGGTGATGTACGAGATCTTCACTGTAG GTGGGGACCCGTTCCCTGGGGTGTATATGAGAGATATCCCCGCGCTGTTGAGGAATGGGTTCAGGATGTCACGCCCAAAATTTGTCAGTGCAACGCT ttaCGATATCATGATGGAATGCTGGAAGACCGAACCCTTACAAAGGCCAGACTTTGAGGGTTTACGGTCACTAATACATAGCATGATCCAGGACGAAGAACAG GAATATGTCAACTTGGAGGAGCTGTTTTATGAAAATGTGCTACCAACCAGTCTCTCAGGAGAGTGGTCGGTATAG